The DNA sequence TGCGCTACCTTTGGGCGTCTCCATTCCATGGCGGGTTGAAGAATCATATCTCCCATTGGAAAGTCGTAGTCCACGAACAACCCATCATCCATTGAATTACCGCCGCTACCATGTTTTTGAAGAACTGGAGTAGGTTTGTCAGCGGTAAATGACGAGAGCCACCGTTTGGAGTTAAACGAGCTTCCGAGATCTTCAGTCGTTGCCTCTGCTGTACCTATTTCTGCGACCGGAGTCTTCTTTTCATTACTGTCACTCATACCGTCGCAATTCTTTCTGAATGTCCTTACAAAACCGATATGCTGTTTGTTGTGCAGTTAAAATAGTGTGCATGCAGAGAAACCCTTCAACTTTTAAAACACTTGCTCTATCCACTTTTCAATTATTATCCAGGAGTTACCGTACCAACTTTTCTAGAGTCTTCTGACTTTGTAGTCATGAACCGATTTACCTTGTCAAAATGGCCATTGGCCACACCCTCGTTACTGCACTGTAACTCACCTGTGCAGCCTTCGAAAGTCTCGCTTGCATGCGCACTCTCATGATTCATAAATCGTTGCATGACCCAAGTCATAtaaattgaacaaaaatataaacgcaacatgtaaagtgttggtcccatgtttcatgagctgaaataaaagttaccagaaatgttccatatgcacaaaaagcttatttctctcaaatgttgtacacacattcatttacatccctgttagtgataatttatcatttgccaagataatccatccacttgacaggtgtggaatatcaaaaagctgattaaacagcatgatcattacacaggtgcaccgtgTGCTGGGGGCCATACAccgctactctaaaatgtgcagttttatcacaacacaatgccacagatgtctcaagttgagggagtgtgcaattgccaTGCCGCCATGCTGACGGTTTGTtcatgtcaacgttgtgaacagagtgccctatggtggaggtggggttatgatatgggcaggcataagctccAGACAATAAACACAATTaaattttattgatggcaatttgaatgcagagatacagtgatgagatcccgaggcccattatcgtgccattcgtctgccgccatcaccttgtttcagcatgataatgcactgctccatgtcgcaaggatctgtacacaattcttggaagctaaaaatgtccacttcttccatggcctgcatactcaccagaccgcgtgttccagttcccaccaatatacagcaacttcgcacagccattgagagggcaaacattccacaggtcacaatggtaccggaggggatggctgacgATTTACGTGCTCCAAACCAACTGTGttattttgttcgtttttttagcgttgtttgtaacttattttgtacataatgttgctgctaccttcTCTTATGACCGGAAATAACTTCTGGAGATCAGAACAGCGATAAATCACCACAAACTGGTAGAAGCTTTCTCCTTTAACGAGTCCAATGAATCCAACgtaaaggatatactgctttcccaggaacaggcccaaatccttgtcatttgcgtgaagagaagacggagaaaaaggggtcggaggtcaggctgccttctgagaattcgtaggcaagTGAGTAAACCCCCAATGCCATCCGTTCTATAAAAACAGTATGTTttaccgagtcgtggctgaatgacgacatgaacAACATACAGCTGCCGGGTTTTACACTGTATcgtcaggatagaacagcggcctctggtaagacaagaggtggcggtctatgtagatttgaaaacaacagctggtgcacaatatctaaatAAGTCTTGAGGTCTTGCCTGCCTGAGGTAGTGTATCTCATGatgagctgtagaccacactatctgtatttttcgtagctgtccacataccaccacagaccgatgctggcactaagactgcactcaatgagctgtataccaccataagcaaacaggaaaatgctcatccagaagaggcgctcctagtggccggggactttaatccAGGGACACTTAAATCGGTTTTAtcaaatttctaccagcatgttaatgtgcaaccagaggggaaaaaaaaaaaaactagaccacttttactccacacatagagacgtgtacaaagctctccctcgccatccagttggcaaatctgaccataattctatcctcctgattcctgcttacaagctaaaattaaagcaggaagcaccagtgactcggtcaaaaAAAAAGTAgttagatgaagcagatgctaagctacaggactattTTATTAGcagagactggaatatgttccgggattcttctgatggcattgaggaatacaacacatcagtcactggcttcatcaatacgtgcattgatgacgtcatccctacagtgactgtacgtacataccccaacctgaagccatggattacaggcaacgcactgagctaaagggtagagctgccgctttcaaggagaaatcccgctatgccctccgacgaaccatcaaacaggcaaagattcaatacaggactaagatcgaattgtactacaccggcttcaACGCTCGTTGAatgtggtagggcttgcaaactattacagactacaaagggaagcacagccaacacctgcccagtgacacaagcctaccagaggagctaaattacttctgtgctcgcttcgaggcaagtaacactgaaacatgcatgagagcatcagctgttccggacaactgtgtgatcacgctctccgcagccgatgtaagacctttaaacaggtcaacattcacaaggccgcagggccagacggagtaccaggacgtgtgctgcgagcatgcgctgaccaactggcaagtgtcttcactgacattttcaacctctccctgtctgagtctgtaataccaacatgtttcaagcagaccaccatagtccctatgcccaagaacactaaggtaacctgcctaaatgacatcCAACCCGTAGCACGCGTCTGCAGCCATgacgtgctttgaaaggctggtcatggctcacatcaacaccagtatcccagaaaccctagaccagtggttcccaaactttttgtagtcccgtaccccctctagcaccagggtcagctcacTCTCAactgttgttttttgccatcattgtaagcctgccacacactatACGACACCAGCCATATCCActgcagcaggaagaattaagtcctccacaatagtatggggcttgcctgtcctagccactcggtagctcaccatataagactcttctagccccttcttattcatgatatctgttgcttttagacatgtcttactactcataagtcttaattctcactcaaaaaactctggagtcttatttttcaaattggcatgttttgtttctaaatgtctgcacaagagtgaaggtttcatcgagttgtgagatagtacttttgcacatacactaccggtcaaaagttttagaacacctactcattcaagggtttttctttattttttactcttttctacattgtagaataatagtgaagatatcaaaactatgaaataacacatatggaatcatgtagtaaccaaaaaagtgttaaacaaatcaatatgtATTTTATATTGGAGTTCCTTTcaatagtcaccctttgccttgacagctttgcagcTACTTTgtgtagctaacatattcttgcTTTGCATTTACCTCTAATTTAGAAGACactgttgcacaaacatgctgatttaggtctacacaataactggtattatcaggctgtatagctaattacgcttgctcttactcagtacatttattagctagctagtgattAGCAGCTAACAAGATTTAAGAACTTGCTAAGAAAAATTctaactagctgtttgcagatgtaagaaacataAGCTAATAGAACGCTAgtagatttatattaagaagcaaagtgacaACTACATTGTTGTCATCAACAGTGCTgcgttgaccatgcagactgaacacaagtgtctcgtggttgaggaacatcaaatgcgctccttgagtgtcAGGGTGGCGTGGCTAGGTCAGTGTGGAAAGCGgaatagagagagtggagagagatgactcaagtaagCGAAGTAAACTAAAAAAATGGATGTTACACActgcgtatcacatttaacaaaccaaacattaaaataccggtatagaaggtaaagtaaaaacccagtGGCCCGTGTATCAACACCAGTATATCACAAAAAAACAGTATACCGGCCAGTAATTCCTGGAATGGACTTAATGTTATCAGACTAGGTCAATGTAATCAGTGAAAAGATCGGCACACTTCGGGTCTGATTTTGAATGGATAATTAACATTTATTGTAAAAGGTTGGTTTGAGGAATATGTACTGCTGTCTGGCTGATTTTTTTATTGTGCATTGAGTGTGCAGATGCGTCTGGGTATCACTGAGATGTGGCCATGATGCTGGATACACCTGTGgaagagggacagaaacaaagGAAAATACAGGAGAGAAAACAGGGAGAGGAAGGCAGGGGAGCAGGAGAAAAAGGGAAAGAGAAAAGAATGTCAACAAAATTGTCTTTCCATGAAAAGTCTTAAATCTACACTGACAGGAGTGAAGAAGTTGAACTTTGAAGTTCTAAAAGTGACTACAGACTAGACAAAAGCCACTTCACTGGATACCAGCAAGCAAGACAGAAACTGAGACACAAGACAAGGAAACACTCACTCTCAAAGTCAATCTTCTCCACAATGTTCTTGGGCTTGACACTCTCctcctggttaaagatgaagatCTGCCCTTCCTCATTCTCCGTCCACCCGTACTTGCTCATCCACACCTTCACCTGTGTGTCTGAATGGGGAGCAGGAAGTCAACTGAGCAGGGGGAAGTGGGATATGACTTACAGATAATTAACACTGTAGAGTCACTGAAAGAAAGGAAATCAATAGGACAACACTCTCCAAAAGATATACATCATAAATGAATGGCCTTTACCAAGGGGGTCACCCAGCATCTCAGCTAGAAGTCGATGCTCAATGTTCTGGTATGTGATTCCAACCACATGGCAGATAACTGTGGAGAGAGCAGCAGTTAGAAAGGCTATTATCAAGTTTGTATTGCAATATTATACAGTCAGCAACTAACTTGATTTCCATATGTTCTACTCACACTTGCGCACTGAGTCCTCAAAGCCTGTGATGCCATCAATGAATTCCCTGTTCTCCTCCAGGCTGGACTGAGTGACAGACAAAGGAATGAGTACCATACAATCATACCATTTGGAGTACTGGAGGTCACACTTCATAATCAAGTCATGATAGGGGTTGTCTATTGGTACAGCCGTCAATCTCCAGTTAGAGCCACAATGTACAGTCATGTTTAACCTCAATGTTCTGTTTGAAACCATTCCTTCATATTAGAATACGATCCCCAAAATTCTCTGACAATGACTGGAAAGTTGAGTGAAATGAGCAGGACAAAAAGCAGGTGAAATAAAGAGACAGACCAAGATATGTATTGTGTACATACCCAGAAGGACTGGAAATGGCAGGTCTCCAGGAGGTTCCCCAGGTACAGGATCTGCCTTATGGGGCGCTCCTCCTGCTGCTTTACTGTAGTCAAGGCaaagcaccacacacacagcaaacaacTGGCCACATAATAGACAGTAACGTCCACACCAAAACCACTCAATAAGGTATACCGCCCAGGACTAAATGATTGTCTGTTTCTGAACAAATtattgtcaatgttgttgttgacagggagTACAGAAATGGACTAACTGCACTAGTTGCAGGGTTTATACTAGAATATACAGAGCACCGAAAGGATACGTGTGTCTGGTCAATCATGCACTTGCACAGAGTAAAGTCTGTGTGTGGTAGGTTGGTCAGGGCCTTGAGCAGAATTTGCGACGTCACTGTGACCTGGAAGTAGGCAGGGTTGAACTGGTACCTATAGGAACAAGAACAGCATCTCTGTTATTGATATAGCCATGAGTGGTGTTCTGCTAGACCAAGAATGTACACCTTAAGGGCCAAGTACCTTATGTTATTTTCAGAGGTAGACTGGCTCTGTCAGCCAAACACTCCATATAAATGTGAAACGTTTCTCAATTGCGatacggttctagaaacataaagctCTTTAccttcatatcacatcaaaataatttcacaaatgcaaaatatacacttactgtacaccGTTTTAACAGTCTTTATCACAGTTGCAGCCGACAGCATTTTTCATTGACAACACGTTTCTGGCGGCCTTCTTTAGTTACATACATGTTCGGAGCATGCTAGATAGTAGGGATGTGCATCCCTCCCTTACAAGCACGATTCAATACGCATCTAAAGACATGGGCTCCGATACAGGTACGATACTATTAGTTTGAAACGATTTGGTGCGTTTTGATGCAACGCACAAACAATTGTTGCATGAACACATTCATTTCCCATTCTAAATCGATATCTGATACTGATCGAGCTCAGGAGCTGGATCGGTCTGAGTTGACTTCTCTGAGCtgccctgtgtgtttgtgtgtgtgaatgatgtAGTATGTGCTGAGCCATATGGCAGACCGAGCGTCTACCACTGTTCATGTAAAAATGACCAAATGCACTGACTGTTTAAATATTTTGTACGGCGTACATGGCAATCGGAAAGCCCCAATCAGCAGTTGTGCTGATGTGCGATCAGTTGTGTCCACCCGGTAGCCCACACAGCTCCActgataaaaaatatattttgggaaCAATGACTAGCAAATGACATTGGTTGTCATTTAAGATCGTAAAAGCCATTTTACAAACATCTGAACGCTGAAGGTGACTTGCAGATGTAGCTGGTTTTCTTTTGGAATTGTGGAAACACTAACCGTGTTAATGTTCAGATTGCCGGGTTGATAACAAAACTTGCCCATACAGAAAAAGCCTTCACCCAATTACTTATGTGTAATGGAATTGAGATTCATGATCAAGGGCTGCTTGCCACCCAGCAGACAAATCGAACTACATATGTTAACCATTTTGTTCTAGCCTAACAAATGTGATAGTAGTCAGACAGTCAGAGGTAGGGTGACTCACAATTTGAGGATAGCCAAATTGGCCTCTAGGTCGTATGCATTCTCTTTAACTTGTGTTTCCACGTAGCGTTCCAATGTTGCAAGGTTCTCTGGGTTGTATCTGTAAGAAATCATAAACAATGTAACATTAAGGGCATGTGTTCAACAGATAGCCGACACAGCTAACAAACTACAACAAGTTGAGCAAAAATATGCATAGAGTCAATCAAGCTACAACCAACCAACTGTCAAATGATGTTGTGTTAGGTAAATACCGTTAGCTTAACGTTACAGTTTACCGGTAAAAGCCTGTGTACctaaatagctaacgttagcttacaAGTAGCATTGGGTAAAACAAAGATCTGACACAAACACGTCGTTAGATGTTGGAGATGTCTAATTAATGACCCCAACAGCTAACTGTAACTTTCTATATAATGTCAAACAATCAAATGTAGCTAGCATTACGTAGTAGCAGCAAGCAAACTGAATGGGCTAGCTAAGCTAGTATTTGTCAAACAAGTCTGCATACCTATCAATTCCTCGTAAGAGCTTTCCCACGTTGGCTCTCATCTGCTCGAATGAAGACGCCATTTAATCCAAACTCGTATTGCGGTCTTTTTGGTGCTAAATTTGAGAAAATCCGCACGTGGACCGAGAAGTGGAAAAGCGAGTGAGTGGAGCGTAAATGTCTTGGAACGGAAAGGGCTGTGGTGACTTGACGTAAACAGGAAGTTAGTTTACTGACGGACCACTAGTTAGAAACTGCAGAACATGTCGCTGAAATATGCATTGGAGACAGCATATGATCAACAAATCAGTATGTTTAATTTGTGAACATATAGACGAATGGCCGAATATATGCACTATAATTATCATTGACGAGCGTTTCGAATGACGTGAATGCACCGAGGAGCCCGAATGTGATGGTTTTACTACCACTAGACTGAAACCAATTTGGTTCCTGGTTCCTACCCAAACAAAATGACTGCTGCATTGTAAATTGACTGCCTCCTATTGTTGTGATGGAGTATGAACTATTAAGATAAATATATTGGTTGCTGTAAAAACAGTATATTTAGTATTGCTCTCACATTGTAATATGTTATATAGTTACAGGGTTTTGCTAATTAGCAAATCAACCTTCATTTGTTTATTTTacctgagaacacattctcatttacagggGAACAGTTacaggatgaatgagccaattgtaaactggggatgattaggtgatgGTATGAGGGTCAGATTAGGAATTtaaccaggacaccagggttaacacccctactcttttgataagtgccatgggatctttagtgaccacagagagccaggacacccatttaacatcccatccaaaatacagcaccctacacagggtaaTGGCCCCCATCACTGCCCCAGGGTAttgggatttttattttattgagcagtggaaagggtgcctcctactggccccccaacaccacttccagcagcatctggtctcccatccaggaccaaacctgcttagcttcagaagcaaagcagcagtgggatgcagggtggtaaaCTGCTGTTGGGATCATCAGCTAGATCCAGCAGGGGACAGATTTTTTCTTGAGGGGATGCTCAGGAGGCCGGTACAGCATTACAAATTATTTGTAGACTGCAATTTGACTGCAAGAATCCCaaacatatataatatttgactaaaacataatcatttcaatccttgcttacatttgtatacaatcaccTATAGTGTCTCTaatatgcgtgggaatacttgggaaaaGATTTCCAAAAAGTAAATAATTTGGAGGTGATTTCCTGatgtttttacagtattttatgtccaacaatgaacatttgaaaaaatacaaatgtgtatttatttttgctcagaaaaccatTGGTTTCCAGTTGGGGAACACTGTGCTAGTGCATGTGGTATGTGATATAGCCTGTGCCTAATGCAACAGTGATCTATTTTTCAGTGGTGATGTGTGGTTTCTAGGAGACTGCACAAGTGCAAGACATTACTTCCTTTTATGGCCAAACCTTTAAATGACATAGGCATCGACTTATCTCTCTGCCTTATCTCTCTGCCTTGAAACTCCATTATAAAGTGACATTTCTATTATCAGTTAGTGCACACTGTCATATGCGTATCACAACTAACGCCAAATAGTCTAATTTCAAACCTGATCATCAGCCGTACTATCCCATAGGCCTTAATTGCCCTTTCGTTATTTTAATGAAGGTTATCTGTGGTTGCTTTCTATATGCCTATGGCAAACACCAGTGGGTGTTTGTGTGCTATGGCCTTTGACAGACACACTTTGGGCTTTCTTGTATgctcagacacgcacacacacttccacacacatcatcatacgctgctgctactctgttctttattttactcataTTATGATCTATCCtgatgcatagtcacttaaccCTGCCTTTGtggacatatctacctcaaataccctgcacagtgatctggtactggtacttcctgtatatagctccacagtgatctggtactggtacttcctgtatatagctccacagtgatctggtactgatacttcctgtatatagctccattcttgtgtattttattcctcttgtgttaaTTATTATGATTTTTAACTCTGCATAGTTGGGGAGGGCTCAGGGctcgtaactaagcatttcacagtcaagtctacacccgttgtatttggcgcatgtgacaacatttgatttgacaatatTATGCGATAAAGCCTGCTGTCATTCTAACAacagtatatgcatattattgtacaatgttttTAGTGCTCTCAGCAGGTCCAGAAAAGGTTTTCTCTCTTTTGATTTCTTACTCATTTCTTATCACCAATACTGGAGCAATGTGATGCCTTTGACTTATGTCCTTTGGTAGTCAGTGAGTCAGAGAATTCAATCAATATTCAATCAGTATGCGTCAGAATGTTTTTTTCAAGTTTCCTCATTGGAAGTAATATTTTAGATAATGAACGCTACCACTCTGAAGCATGGCAAATAATGGTTTAATGTTTAACACTGTTCTTGTTTCTCATGTGTATCGACATGCTACTGTTGCTCTACAGGAAGTCAGGCCATTATAAATGGCTCCAAACGAGAGCAGTGTTGCAGATTTGTAGCTCACACCTCTGCAGGCTTGCCCAAGTGACAAGAAAGAACCCACACAGAAAACCGAGTAGCGCagctgcacgcacgcacgcacgcacgcacacacacacacacacacacacacacacacaaataatgtaAAACAGCCAATGGTGAAACTAagtctcattccctctctctctctctctctctctgtctctctctctttctctctttcatacaCTCATACCTTCACAGACATACACCCAACAGGAAATAAAACCAGAGTAAATGTAAATGAGGGGGGTTTAAGTGGGGAGTGAAGAAGgaaggtgagagagagtgtggtgtggtgtttgTTCGCCTCAGCCGGAACAGCAGTCAGTGGAGGGAgtttgcgtctgtgtgtgtgtttgtgccatgCCCCAGGAGTAATGGACTCCCAGAACCGGGCTGCACTGGACATCTCCACCCGGAACCCCCAGGAGGACTTTGAGATTCTGCTCCGGGTCGGTGGAGGCACCTATGGCGAAGTTTACAAGGTCAGAGATTAAAACAACTCACAGCCAGGACATTTTCAGAGAGTTTTATGCTACCTTGTTGTTGTGCTTTTAACTTTTTTTGTCATGCGTCTAATGGTGGCCTGTGTTTCGAATGTCAATAGTCTGATTAACAGTAACATTTTCCCATTTAAGATTGTATTTGTGGGGGCAGGCAATGGTTTGATTTCATGTAGGCCTAAATCATGTCTCAAGTAAATTAACCTTGTTGGATTATTTCATTCACATTCTCAGGGAATTTAGACTTCGATTTTTTTGTAATTCCTGTTAAGTGGTTTtagaaaaatagattttagattaaCTTTTTTTCATATACAGGTTTCCTTTGTCTCTTCATCTTTCACTTTTGGTTAATGAATATGGCCCTTTGTATTACATTAAAGCACACTTCAATCACTCTTGCTTTATCTCAGTTCTGTTTCCTCAAATAGTGAAAGATTGGCTCATAGCTCACCAGGGAAAAGAGGTTGATCTGTTGTCTTTCTTCAGGTAACTAAGTCCTATACTCTTACCATGAGGTCAGTTGTGTTTACCTCTCACAGCTCAACCCCAGCCAGTTACACTGTGGCTTTGTATGTAGCAGttttgttcatgggcagaatgtCTTCTCTGTCAGTAACTGTGTTGGAACAAGACAAACTCTCACAGCTCTGGAGAATTCACCGTCCTAAAGACACATTTATTGTGACCACATTAGATACACAATGTGTTCACCTTGAATCAGGAGAGGTGCGTAAAGGATGTGACCAGTAAGTGAGTTGGAACatcacatccattaaaacaaatACAGAATCTTAATCATTGATATGCATGGATGTTGGGAGGCAATATCAAACTGTATCCTGCAGTACCACTTGTTTTCTACAAGTTGCAAGGA is a window from the Oncorhynchus mykiss isolate Arlee chromosome 24, USDA_OmykA_1.1, whole genome shotgun sequence genome containing:
- the if3c gene encoding Eukaryotic translation initiation factor 3 subunit 12 (The RefSeq protein has 1 substitution compared to this genomic sequence); this encodes MASSFEQMRANVGKLLRGIDRYNPENLATLERYVETQVKENAYDLEANLAILKLYQFNPAYFQVTVTSQILLKALTNLPHTDFTLCKCMIDQTHQQEERPIRQILYLGNLLETCHFQSFWSSLEENREFIDGITGFEDSVRKFICHVVGITYQNIEHRLLAEMLGDPLDTQVKVWMSKYGWTENEEGQIFIFNQEESVKPKNIVEKIDFEGVSSIMATSQ